A single Candidatus Omnitrophota bacterium DNA region contains:
- the terL gene encoding phage terminase large subunit, which yields MKKINKNKITILMQAELIKKRREKFTNFADFRSYYFSHYNKLKDGPFQTEFTADLQKLKDNRGSKLAIAAPRESAKSTILTLQYVIYCVCYDLEKFILIVSNTSEQAATFLENIKSEIENNERLLEDFPEVCENWKVPTPAKWQRKEIITKNGIKILALGASQQVRGLRNREIRPSLIIADDVENNDTCLNPEVMDKLQSALTNAVFKAGSAETNIVLIGTIHHYHSLLSQFTSQDAYPGWRKQVYRAVVKWSDGPKRWERWTHIYNNRESYKGEYGPEAAKQYFERYKSKMLKGTEVLWPERRSYYELMVMREQEGHVSFDAEMQNEPVNPKDCIFNLDDIHFWDDKFENEEELLASFQGDALFFGACDPSLGTSKRKGDFSAIITVAKDMKTKKMYVLDAHIDRLHPDKTIGVIVKYHDLRGYKKFRVESNQFQALMLDDLRERIEANEQRLGIEGVNHTSHKYERIEALQPLIKSGTLQFSRRHITLLEQLKQYPKGRHDDGPDALEMAVTLAQSYKGGCCLYTWDVYPEEPSRAQWPLPKVDSLRSM from the coding sequence ATGAAAAAGATAAATAAAAATAAGATAACAATTTTAATGCAGGCGGAACTTATAAAGAAAAGGCGGGAGAAATTTACAAACTTTGCCGATTTTAGGAGCTATTATTTTTCACATTACAACAAGTTGAAAGATGGTCCATTCCAGACAGAGTTTACAGCGGATCTTCAAAAGCTCAAAGACAATAGAGGGTCTAAGCTGGCCATCGCTGCTCCCCGGGAAAGCGCCAAGAGTACCATATTAACGCTTCAGTATGTTATTTACTGTGTGTGTTATGATCTCGAGAAATTTATTCTCATTGTATCAAACACCTCGGAGCAGGCCGCGACATTTCTCGAGAATATCAAAAGTGAAATTGAGAACAATGAGAGGCTGCTAGAGGATTTTCCTGAGGTGTGCGAAAATTGGAAAGTGCCGACTCCGGCTAAATGGCAGAGAAAGGAGATCATAACGAAAAATGGCATTAAAATCCTGGCTTTAGGGGCAAGTCAGCAGGTTAGGGGATTAAGGAATCGGGAAATAAGACCTAGTCTTATTATTGCCGATGATGTTGAAAATAACGACACCTGTCTTAACCCCGAAGTGATGGATAAGCTGCAGAGTGCCTTGACCAACGCGGTCTTTAAGGCGGGCAGCGCTGAGACCAATATAGTTCTAATAGGAACCATACATCACTATCATTCGTTACTTTCCCAGTTTACGAGCCAGGATGCTTATCCGGGATGGAGGAAACAGGTATATAGAGCTGTTGTTAAGTGGTCAGACGGTCCTAAAAGATGGGAGAGATGGACACATATTTACAACAACAGGGAGTCGTATAAAGGGGAATATGGCCCCGAAGCCGCCAAACAATATTTTGAACGTTATAAATCAAAAATGCTTAAGGGCACGGAGGTACTGTGGCCGGAGAGAAGATCATATTATGAGCTCATGGTTATGCGTGAGCAGGAGGGACATGTCAGCTTTGATGCCGAGATGCAAAATGAGCCCGTCAATCCTAAGGACTGTATTTTTAATCTGGATGATATACATTTCTGGGATGATAAATTTGAAAACGAGGAGGAGCTCTTGGCCTCATTCCAGGGAGATGCGTTGTTTTTCGGTGCATGTGACCCAAGCCTGGGGACCAGTAAACGCAAGGGGGACTTTTCGGCGATCATTACCGTGGCCAAGGATATGAAGACCAAGAAGATGTATGTACTGGATGCGCACATTGACAGGCTACATCCGGATAAAACCATAGGTGTTATTGTTAAGTATCATGACTTGCGAGGGTATAAAAAATTTAGAGTGGAGAGCAATCAGTTTCAAGCTCTTATGTTGGACGATCTCCGAGAGCGGATCGAGGCTAATGAACAACGGCTAGGCATAGAAGGGGTCAACCACACTAGCCATAAATATGAGCGTATAGAAGCCCTCCAGCCGCTTATAAAGAGCGGAACCCTGCAGTTTTCGAGGCGGCATATAACCCTACTAGAGCAGTTGAAGCAATACCCGAAGGGAAGACACGATGATGGTCCTGATGCTCTCGAGATGGCAGTGACTCTGGCGCAGAGTTATAAGGGCGGTTGTTGTCTTTATACCTGGGATGTATATCCTGAGGAGCCATCAAGGGCACAATGGCCACTTCCCAAGGTGGACTCCCTGCGGAGTATGTAA
- a CDS encoding AAA family ATPase has product MRLTKIKIKNFRGIFKDQEVMLSDLTTIVGKNDSGKSIVLNAIASFLDNKSYPVCEKDFNINRKAEEPIQMVCTFSDEDMRAKMAEYLKDTRKKDIGIEEEVFSILQEGEHLVVRKTWEKPDKKPTRSEVCVVDYEEEAYQQLSDKADKDIDRIIKQLKISVPADVPGRNSKLEKIKYIKEYLDSNGHNKCVIWKEDPKIDGVLPQMEFFPSDHAISTDTKFNTSMKAETIEYFREEQHHEESKLLRIEKDVAERMQTEAREIEKYMKMHVSDLEKVEIEPQFNWVDAIKDVTVKLKFSKDKEALPMENKGAGYRRLFMVGRFRYLAEKKKSEDVIYAIEEPETFLHPSAQVDLLDSLSEISSNNQILVTTHSPVFAGTTKKTNIILCRHNIQSIYEQGVDLVEEIIEELGIKPSYNLRDSFEKIIFVEGKDDIDFLKIAAQKLKGIDFDDDEKRNKYLFLFGGGNTLANFIDIHYFSKSRRALVLLLDGNVFDESECSEDKQKSLVKLIKNNEALKTEFEKNKNAKCCILKKQCIENYYHPKAIRRAYGLSDQDIEQDIFPNNKDVINHLKKINKETKKNIKIKGNKDVYNEMSPDEWKEVSDGEIEAIIEHIVKEK; this is encoded by the coding sequence ATGAGATTGACAAAGATTAAAATAAAAAATTTCCGAGGAATATTTAAAGACCAGGAGGTTATGCTTTCAGATCTTACAACGATTGTTGGGAAAAATGATAGTGGAAAATCTATAGTATTGAATGCAATAGCCTCATTTTTAGATAATAAAAGTTATCCTGTTTGTGAAAAGGACTTTAATATAAATAGGAAAGCAGAAGAGCCCATCCAGATGGTCTGCACATTTTCAGATGAAGATATGAGGGCAAAGATGGCAGAGTATTTGAAGGATACACGGAAGAAGGATATTGGGATAGAAGAAGAAGTGTTTTCTATTTTGCAGGAAGGAGAACACCTAGTTGTAAGAAAAACCTGGGAAAAACCAGACAAAAAACCAACGCGGAGTGAAGTTTGTGTTGTAGATTATGAAGAGGAAGCATATCAACAATTAAGCGATAAGGCAGATAAAGACATAGATAGAATAATAAAACAGCTGAAGATAAGTGTGCCAGCAGATGTGCCGGGTAGGAATTCAAAGCTTGAAAAGATTAAGTATATAAAAGAATACCTAGATAGCAATGGTCATAATAAATGTGTTATATGGAAAGAAGATCCAAAAATTGATGGAGTATTGCCTCAGATGGAGTTTTTTCCATCAGATCATGCGATAAGCACAGACACAAAATTTAATACAAGCATGAAAGCAGAAACTATAGAATATTTTCGTGAAGAGCAGCATCATGAAGAATCAAAATTGCTAAGAATTGAAAAAGATGTTGCTGAGAGGATGCAAACAGAGGCTAGAGAGATAGAAAAGTATATGAAGATGCATGTGTCAGATTTGGAAAAAGTTGAAATCGAACCACAATTTAACTGGGTTGATGCTATCAAGGATGTAACTGTTAAGTTGAAATTTAGCAAAGACAAAGAGGCTTTGCCGATGGAAAATAAAGGGGCAGGGTATCGAAGATTGTTTATGGTTGGACGTTTTCGGTATTTGGCAGAGAAAAAGAAAAGTGAAGATGTTATTTATGCAATAGAAGAGCCAGAAACATTTTTGCATCCCTCAGCACAGGTTGATTTATTAGATTCTTTATCAGAGATTTCAAGCAATAATCAAATTCTGGTTACAACGCATTCTCCAGTTTTCGCTGGAACCACTAAAAAAACAAATATTATTTTATGCAGACATAACATTCAGTCTATTTATGAACAGGGTGTTGATTTAGTAGAGGAGATAATTGAAGAACTGGGGATCAAACCATCCTATAATCTTAGAGATAGCTTTGAAAAAATCATTTTCGTGGAAGGAAAAGATGATATCGATTTTTTAAAAATAGCTGCTCAAAAGTTGAAAGGTATTGATTTTGACGATGACGAAAAGAGAAACAAATATTTGTTTCTCTTTGGTGGAGGGAATACTTTAGCCAATTTTATAGATATTCATTACTTTTCAAAGTCAAGAAGGGCATTAGTTTTGTTGTTAGATGGTAATGTTTTTGATGAATCTGAGTGTTCGGAAGACAAACAAAAGTCACTAGTGAAGTTGATCAAAAATAACGAAGCTTTGAAAACTGAATTTGAAAAGAATAAAAACGCTAAATGCTGCATTCTTAAAAAACAGTGTATTGAAAATTACTATCATCCTAAAGCTATCAGAAGAGCTTATGGTTTGTCTGATCAAGACATTGAACAGGATATATTTCCAAACAACAAAGACGTAATAAATCATCTAAAGAAAATCAACAAAGAGACTAAAAAGAATATAAAGATAAAAGGGAATAAGGATGTTTATAATGAGATGTCTCCCGATGAATGGAAAGAAGTCTCAGATGGTGAGATAGAAGCAATTATTGAGCATATTGTTAAAGAAAAATGA
- a CDS encoding helix-turn-helix transcriptional regulator: MGRDIKSYKFRKAFGIAVRKHRHKMNLSQEDFADKANIHRTYVSSIELGKVDVGIGVAYKMAGALNITFSKLAKEAEKNL, from the coding sequence ATGGGAAGGGATATCAAGTCATATAAGTTCAGGAAAGCATTTGGAATAGCCGTGCGTAAACACAGGCACAAAATGAACTTATCTCAAGAGGATTTTGCTGATAAGGCAAATATACATAGAACCTATGTTAGCTCTATAGAACTAGGTAAGGTCGACGTAGGCATCGGTGTGGCCTATAAGATGGCGGGGGCCTTGAATATAACTTTTAGCAAACTCGCCAAAGAAGCTGAGAAGAATTTGTAA
- a CDS encoding TM0106 family RecB-like putative nuclease encodes MTITASKLYNYIQCPHRVWRDIYGPQNEKQDEENAFLQLIWDRGVLHEKEIIESIGKYTDISGGTFEERIEKTKKAMDEGAELIYQGVIEYEDMMGIPDLLKKDGDKYIPIDIKSGRGYGDFSENGEEKLKKHYAVQLCLYVDILQKLGYASKNKGIIIDGHGEEVEYDLDLPMGKKDLRTYWQYYEEIKAETRKLIADEVQNIPALGSVCKMCIWYTSCKKWCYGKDDLTKLFYLGRSKRDALNDVFGIMTTKQMSEIDLETILTTKKLEKDKLKGMQLGDKTLTQIHKRAQVLNNEQKPVFYEPISFPEVDAELYLDIEDDPMRGIVYLHGIYEKIGDKERFVAFVAKSTDEVGEKQAFKELWDYLKSFEDKSHAVYYYSSHEKTTYKALAGLYPDIVTPEEVETYFNQPHIIDLYYEAIYSKTDWPLPSYSLKEIATYLGFKWRDETPSGALSIKWYNEYCETKDESILNRILEYNEDDCKASMVIKQELERMSK; translated from the coding sequence ATGACCATAACAGCCTCTAAATTGTATAACTATATCCAATGTCCGCACAGGGTGTGGCGGGATATTTATGGACCTCAGAATGAGAAGCAAGATGAGGAAAATGCCTTCTTGCAGCTTATCTGGGATAGAGGGGTTCTGCATGAGAAAGAAATAATTGAATCTATTGGTAAATATACAGATATTTCAGGCGGAACCTTTGAGGAAAGGATTGAAAAAACAAAAAAAGCAATGGATGAAGGCGCCGAGCTCATATATCAGGGTGTAATCGAATATGAGGATATGATGGGTATACCTGATCTACTAAAAAAGGACGGGGACAAATATATACCAATTGATATCAAATCAGGTAGGGGCTATGGCGATTTTTCAGAAAATGGAGAAGAAAAACTAAAGAAACATTATGCAGTTCAATTATGTCTATATGTTGATATTCTGCAAAAGCTTGGATATGCTTCTAAAAATAAAGGAATCATAATAGATGGTCATGGAGAAGAGGTAGAGTATGATTTAGACCTGCCTATGGGGAAAAAGGACTTGAGGACTTATTGGCAATATTATGAAGAAATAAAGGCAGAGACAAGAAAGTTAATTGCTGACGAGGTTCAAAATATACCAGCGTTAGGATCTGTATGCAAGATGTGTATATGGTATACGAGTTGTAAAAAGTGGTGCTATGGAAAAGATGACCTTACAAAGTTATTTTATTTGGGGCGAAGTAAACGCGATGCATTAAATGATGTATTTGGAATTATGACGACTAAGCAAATGTCAGAGATAGATCTAGAAACCATTCTTACCACCAAGAAACTAGAAAAAGATAAGCTCAAAGGCATGCAGCTTGGTGATAAGACATTAACCCAGATTCACAAAAGAGCACAGGTCTTAAATAATGAACAGAAACCTGTTTTCTATGAGCCGATATCTTTTCCTGAAGTTGATGCTGAGCTATATCTTGATATAGAAGATGATCCAATGAGGGGTATAGTTTATCTGCATGGTATTTACGAGAAGATTGGAGACAAAGAAAGGTTTGTTGCATTTGTTGCAAAAAGTACAGATGAAGTAGGAGAGAAACAAGCCTTTAAAGAACTATGGGATTATCTGAAGTCCTTTGAAGATAAATCTCATGCTGTTTATTACTATTCTAGTCACGAGAAAACTACATATAAAGCTTTAGCTGGTCTTTATCCGGACATAGTAACTCCGGAAGAAGTGGAAACATATTTCAATCAGCCTCATATTATAGATTTATATTATGAGGCCATTTACAGTAAAACAGACTGGCCATTACCGAGTTATTCATTAAAAGAAATCGCTACATATCTTGGTTTCAAGTGGCGGGACGAAACCCCATCCGGGGCGTTATCAATCAAGTGGTATAACGAATATTGTGAAACGAAAGATGAAAGTATCCTGAATAGGATACTTGAATATAATGAGGATGACTGCAAGGCGTCGATGGTTATAAAACAAGAACTGGAACGAATGAGTAAATAG
- a CDS encoding toll/interleukin-1 receptor domain-containing protein has translation MVNSFISYAVEDKEMAEKLHYAMTRAGIETFMAGISIEPGERWTEVIFEKLREAKWVFFLASKISCDSKAVQQELGGALVQQKTIVPLLIDISPEELPGWIDRHQAIDIKQAPEKLHKAIENVAERIKIDKFWAGVVVGALVFLLILYLKES, from the coding sequence ATGGTTAATTCTTTTATCAGTTATGCGGTGGAAGATAAAGAGATGGCAGAAAAATTGCATTATGCTATGACTCGAGCAGGAATAGAGACATTTATGGCAGGGATATCTATAGAGCCTGGAGAAAGATGGACAGAGGTGATATTTGAAAAGTTAAGGGAAGCAAAGTGGGTGTTTTTCTTGGCGTCAAAAATATCTTGCGACTCCAAGGCAGTGCAACAAGAGTTAGGCGGCGCGCTTGTTCAGCAAAAAACGATAGTACCTTTGTTGATAGACATAAGCCCCGAAGAATTACCCGGATGGATAGATAGGCACCAAGCAATTGATATTAAACAGGCGCCGGAAAAATTACATAAAGCCATTGAGAATGTGGCCGAAAGAATAAAAATTGATAAGTTTTGGGCCGGGGTTGTCGTTGGAGCCTTGGTTTTTTTGTTGATACTGTATCTGAAAGAATCATAA
- a CDS encoding M48 family metallopeptidase, with protein sequence MDKPIKAYNKVVFYQTEYRKVKHPRLEFKTGILKLIVPKDWKETEAELLLKHEKWIMSKHDQIEASLDRSEGEQLKVKRDIDSFKGFVRKTLDEYLKPLKIEIKRLDFKTMKTKWASCSQNRIITVNALMRYLPDNLVKYVLFHEIAHLEERKHNKHFWNIIEKKFKNPKLKEQDLMMYWFLIQKQVL encoded by the coding sequence ATGGATAAACCGATAAAAGCATATAACAAGGTTGTGTTTTACCAGACCGAGTACAGGAAAGTTAAACATCCACGGCTTGAGTTCAAGACAGGTATCTTAAAATTAATTGTACCCAAGGATTGGAAGGAGACTGAAGCCGAACTCTTATTGAAACATGAGAAATGGATCATGTCCAAACATGATCAGATAGAAGCCTCTCTGGATAGAAGCGAGGGAGAACAGTTAAAAGTCAAAAGAGACATCGACAGCTTTAAAGGTTTTGTAAGGAAAACACTTGATGAATATCTGAAGCCCTTGAAGATAGAGATTAAAAGACTAGATTTCAAAACCATGAAAACAAAATGGGCAAGTTGTTCGCAGAATAGGATTATAACAGTCAATGCCCTAATGCGGTATTTGCCGGATAACCTTGTGAAATATGTTCTTTTTCATGAGATCGCTCACTTAGAGGAGCGAAAACACAATAAACATTTCTGGAATATTATTGAAAAGAAATTTAAAAACCCAAAATTAAAAGAACAAGATCTGATGATGTATTGGTTTTTGATACAGAAACAGGTTTTGTGA
- a CDS encoding DNA modification methylase, whose product MKIQKVPIKKLKPAGYNPRKDLKPGDPEYEKLKRSITEFGCVELIVWNKRTGNIIGGHQRLKVLIAMGVESVEVVVVDLPLEKEKTLNLALNKITGKWDEEMLASLLKEIEETPDIDISLTGFDLPEISQLYDKFNISGEEDPDIDSFMDEEKKPITKPGDILELGKHRLICADALVPGTYQKLLNGAAAEMLHTDPPYNVGYDDTLRPTKTKRERRWKPIEADAMNQEVYDEWFKGVFSEAIKPLAEGAAFYVWNGYKQFGLMHKVLQGVGCHIACVITWVKESFALGYSDYNQQSEFCLYGWLEGNGPHKWFGSANESTVWQIKRDLTKSYIHPTQKPVALAQRAIKNSSVRGDIVLDIFLGSGSTLIAAESLGRRCYGVEIDPRYCDAIVRRYIAYAGADSVAKDLYDRYSGGGEDA is encoded by the coding sequence ATGAAGATACAAAAAGTGCCGATCAAAAAGCTCAAGCCTGCCGGATACAACCCACGCAAAGACCTCAAGCCGGGAGACCCGGAATACGAAAAGCTCAAGCGCAGTATAACTGAGTTTGGTTGTGTGGAGCTCATTGTCTGGAATAAACGAACAGGAAACATTATAGGAGGGCATCAACGGTTAAAGGTTCTTATCGCGATGGGGGTAGAATCTGTAGAAGTAGTTGTTGTCGATCTTCCTTTAGAAAAAGAAAAGACCCTTAACCTAGCCCTTAATAAGATCACTGGAAAATGGGATGAAGAAATGTTGGCGAGTCTTCTCAAGGAGATAGAGGAGACACCGGATATTGATATTAGCCTGACAGGATTCGATTTGCCGGAGATCAGCCAGCTCTATGACAAGTTCAACATCTCAGGAGAAGAAGATCCTGACATTGATAGCTTTATGGATGAAGAGAAAAAGCCCATCACTAAGCCAGGTGATATTTTGGAATTGGGGAAGCATAGGCTTATTTGCGCTGATGCTTTGGTTCCCGGGACTTATCAGAAGCTGCTTAATGGTGCCGCCGCAGAAATGCTACATACTGATCCTCCATACAACGTTGGTTATGATGATACCCTGCGTCCCACAAAAACAAAACGGGAAAGAAGATGGAAGCCGATAGAAGCTGACGCTATGAATCAGGAAGTCTATGATGAATGGTTCAAGGGTGTATTTTCTGAAGCTATTAAGCCTCTGGCGGAAGGAGCCGCCTTTTATGTGTGGAATGGATATAAGCAGTTCGGTCTAATGCATAAGGTCTTGCAAGGGGTCGGATGCCATATAGCCTGTGTTATCACCTGGGTCAAGGAAAGTTTTGCCCTCGGATATAGCGACTACAATCAGCAGAGCGAGTTCTGCCTTTATGGTTGGCTTGAAGGCAACGGTCCGCATAAATGGTTCGGCTCCGCTAACGAGTCAACTGTATGGCAGATAAAGCGCGATTTGACAAAATCATACATCCATCCCACGCAGAAGCCTGTCGCTCTTGCCCAGAGAGCCATCAAGAATAGTTCCGTCAGAGGTGATATCGTTTTGGATATATTTCTTGGATCCGGATCAACTTTAATCGCGGCAGAGTCTCTTGGAAGACGCTGTTATGGAGTTGAAATAGACCCGCGATATTGTGATGCCATAGTTAGGCGATATATCGCCTATGCAGGGGCAGATAGTGTGGCTAAAGATCTGTATGATCGCTATTCAGGGGGTGGTGAAGATGCCTAA
- a CDS encoding ECF-type sigma factor, whose product MPKEKPQKKQEQPVMRIIQNIHDGKINPATLSKEERQECVEALQLEGYSNSQMAKLLGRSEKTIKRDLDEIRQKNAIVPNMELACQLVGELLKNTRSHVQYLIKLSRQQGASVSERAQAIYYASRLELDTIAKLQTLGYMPMAPQKVVGDIYHHGDATNGLKEEIASIQKQMEELSSYMSDDEKEELADIKEGLTILMKEDEDEKDK is encoded by the coding sequence ATGCCTAAAGAAAAACCGCAGAAAAAACAGGAACAGCCTGTTATGAGGATTATACAAAACATCCATGATGGCAAAATAAACCCCGCTACCTTGTCTAAGGAAGAACGGCAAGAGTGTGTTGAGGCGCTGCAGCTCGAGGGATATTCAAACAGTCAAATGGCAAAACTGCTTGGAAGAAGTGAAAAAACTATCAAGCGAGATTTGGACGAGATCAGGCAAAAAAACGCCATTGTGCCCAATATGGAGTTGGCATGTCAGTTGGTTGGAGAACTCCTTAAAAATACCAGGTCACATGTTCAATATCTTATAAAACTGTCTCGTCAACAGGGAGCCTCTGTAAGTGAAAGAGCCCAAGCTATATATTATGCGTCTCGCCTTGAACTTGATACCATCGCCAAGCTTCAAACCCTTGGGTACATGCCCATGGCACCACAGAAAGTGGTGGGGGATATATATCACCATGGGGATGCTACTAATGGCCTCAAAGAGGAGATAGCATCTATACAAAAGCAAATGGAAGAGCTTAGCAGTTACATGAGCGATGATGAGAAGGAAGAGCTGGCAGATATCAAAGAAGGGTTAACTATATTAATGAAGGAGGATGAAGATGAAAAAGATAAATAA
- a CDS encoding DUF2130 domain-containing protein, translating into MSKGLIKCPECGAEFELSQAVSHDIEVEVAKKYQKQIKDLEEKASKETEVKEQELNKKLQDEREKFNKKEKELSDQIEAAKKEAEDKAKKKAEESIKLELEDLKAQLQEKDDKLAEGQKQELELRKKQRELEEREKAAELEMARKLDEERSKIKEVTLKTYEEEHRLKDAEKDKQLADMRKQIDDLKRKAEQGSQQNQGEVLELELEDMLKEEFVFDEIDPVSKGVKGGDVIQTVKTQSGRVCGKILWETKRTKTWSDKWLQKLKDDQRDAKADVAVIVSEVLPPGLTHFRQIEGVWVASLGAANSLALALRVILTKVAVEKSLQEGKAEKKELVYNYLTGPEFRNRVEAIVESFVGMKEDLDREKRAMNKIWDKREKQIERVVLNIGGMQGDIEGLAGMSLPKIEILELPEAYVNDDNQDDEENV; encoded by the coding sequence ATGTCTAAAGGATTAATTAAATGCCCGGAGTGTGGAGCTGAGTTTGAGCTTTCACAGGCCGTATCACATGATATAGAGGTTGAGGTTGCAAAGAAGTATCAGAAGCAAATAAAAGACCTTGAAGAAAAGGCCAGCAAAGAGACTGAAGTAAAGGAACAAGAGCTTAACAAAAAGCTTCAGGATGAAAGGGAAAAATTTAACAAGAAGGAAAAAGAGCTTTCCGATCAGATAGAAGCAGCGAAGAAAGAGGCTGAGGATAAGGCAAAGAAGAAGGCAGAAGAGTCCATAAAACTTGAATTAGAAGATCTTAAAGCGCAGCTTCAGGAAAAAGATGACAAGCTAGCGGAAGGTCAAAAACAGGAGTTAGAACTTCGAAAGAAACAACGAGAACTCGAAGAAAGAGAAAAGGCTGCTGAACTTGAAATGGCAAGGAAGCTTGACGAGGAACGTTCTAAAATTAAGGAAGTAACACTTAAGACCTATGAAGAAGAGCACCGCCTGAAAGATGCGGAGAAAGATAAACAACTTGCTGATATGCGTAAGCAGATAGACGATCTGAAGAGAAAAGCAGAACAGGGGTCTCAACAGAACCAGGGGGAGGTCCTAGAACTTGAACTTGAGGATATGCTGAAAGAAGAGTTTGTCTTTGATGAAATAGACCCTGTATCAAAAGGCGTTAAAGGCGGCGATGTTATACAAACGGTAAAAACACAGTCTGGCAGAGTTTGTGGAAAAATACTCTGGGAGACTAAGAGGACAAAAACATGGAGCGATAAGTGGCTTCAAAAGCTAAAAGATGACCAAAGGGATGCTAAAGCTGATGTGGCGGTTATAGTTTCCGAAGTTCTCCCCCCAGGGCTTACTCATTTTAGACAAATAGAAGGAGTGTGGGTAGCTTCCTTAGGCGCGGCAAATAGTCTTGCTCTAGCCTTGCGTGTTATTTTGACAAAAGTGGCGGTAGAAAAAAGCCTACAAGAAGGCAAGGCTGAGAAGAAAGAACTAGTTTATAACTACCTTACAGGCCCGGAATTCAGAAACAGGGTAGAGGCAATTGTAGAATCTTTTGTTGGCATGAAAGAGGATCTTGATAGAGAGAAGCGTGCCATGAATAAGATTTGGGATAAACGGGAAAAACAGATAGAACGAGTTGTTCTCAATATCGGTGGCATGCAGGGAGATATTGAAGGCTTAGCAGGTATGAGTCTGCCTAAGATAGAGATATTAGAGTTGCCGGAAGCGTATGTAAATGATGACAATCAAGATGACGAGGAGAACGTATGA